A genomic region of Micromonospora sp. NBRC 110009 contains the following coding sequences:
- a CDS encoding sensor histidine kinase, with the protein MAGGADPEWLARVEAVVGTAHLETAVGWLTYTIDTELLMREIDEAVGRISGLVGAAKQYSQLDRAPYQVVDVHELLDATLVMVKAKVPGGVRVVKEYDRSLPPIAAYAAELKQVWTNLIDNALSAMGGTGTLAIRTGRDGNQVTVAISDTGPGIPAEVRPRIFEPFFTTKPVGEGTGLGLDISYRIVVNKHHGDIRVDSRPGATTFRVLLPVAPEGVRPGS; encoded by the coding sequence GGTGGGGACGGCGCACCTGGAGACCGCGGTCGGGTGGCTCACGTACACCATCGACACCGAGCTGCTGATGCGGGAGATCGACGAGGCGGTCGGGCGGATCTCCGGGCTGGTCGGTGCCGCCAAGCAGTACTCGCAGCTCGACCGCGCGCCCTACCAGGTGGTGGACGTGCACGAGCTGCTGGACGCCACGCTGGTGATGGTCAAGGCGAAGGTTCCGGGCGGGGTGCGCGTGGTCAAGGAGTACGACCGGTCGCTGCCGCCGATCGCCGCGTACGCGGCCGAACTGAAGCAGGTCTGGACCAACCTGATCGACAACGCGTTGAGCGCCATGGGTGGCACCGGCACCCTGGCCATCCGCACCGGCCGGGACGGGAACCAGGTCACGGTCGCGATCAGCGACACCGGGCCGGGCATCCCGGCGGAGGTCCGACCCCGGATCTTCGAGCCGTTCTTCACCACCAAGCCGGTGGGGGAGGGCACCGGGCTCGGCCTCGACATCTCGTACCGGATCGTGGTCAACAAGCACCACGGTGACATCCGGGTGGACAGCCGGCCCGGTGCCACGACGTTCCGGGTGCTGCTGCCGGTCGCGCCGGAGGGCGTACGGCCCGGGTCGTGA
- a CDS encoding DinB family protein produces the protein MDRCDECLFVYSEVPGEALPELLRGLGARYATALGAAPDQRRRPAEGVWSPLEYTCHVRDVLRVQGERLALALRVDAPEFVPMGRDERAVTERYNEQEPASVLAELATAADDLAARFAVLGPAELARTGVYPWPQRQARTLLWLGQHTIHEGEHHLLDIRRATGAGPGPDRRP, from the coding sequence GTGGACCGGTGCGACGAGTGTCTCTTCGTCTACTCCGAAGTGCCGGGTGAGGCGCTGCCGGAACTGCTGCGCGGGCTGGGCGCGCGCTACGCGACCGCGCTGGGCGCGGCGCCGGACCAACGCCGGCGACCGGCCGAAGGGGTGTGGTCGCCGCTGGAGTACACCTGCCACGTCCGCGATGTGCTGCGCGTCCAGGGCGAACGGCTGGCCCTCGCGCTACGCGTCGACGCACCGGAGTTCGTCCCCATGGGCCGGGACGAACGCGCCGTCACGGAGCGGTACAACGAGCAGGAACCGGCGAGCGTGCTCGCCGAACTGGCCACGGCCGCCGACGACCTGGCGGCCCGGTTCGCGGTGCTCGGCCCGGCGGAACTCGCCCGCACCGGCGTCTACCCGTGGCCGCAGCGGCAGGCCCGGACGCTGCTCTGGCTCGGGCAGCACACCATCCACGAGGGTGAGCACCACCTGCTCGACATCCGCCGCGCGACCGGAGCCGGGCCCGGCCCCGACCGCCGGCCCTGA
- a CDS encoding SigB/SigF/SigG family RNA polymerase sigma factor — protein sequence MTTTTIAPTITEAHRAAVTGEETRASELIAALAALPEAHPERAALRNQVIEAWLPLANHLAARYSGRGEPAGDLAQTAALGLIKAVDRFDASRGVDFAGFAIPTILGEIKRHFRDRTWNIRVPRRLQELRLRISEANSTLTQTLNRAPTVADIANHLDLTEEEVLEGLEGARAYNAVSLSTPIGDGDSATELGDTIGAEDNEYELAELRASLGPALATLDEREQKILTLRFYGNLTQSEIAARVGVSQMHVSRLLARALTKLRGQLAAA from the coding sequence ATGACCACGACGACCATCGCCCCGACGATCACCGAGGCGCACCGCGCAGCGGTCACCGGTGAGGAGACCCGCGCCAGCGAGCTGATCGCGGCGCTGGCCGCGCTGCCGGAGGCGCACCCGGAGCGGGCCGCGCTGCGCAACCAGGTCATCGAGGCGTGGCTGCCGCTCGCCAACCACCTGGCCGCCCGCTACAGCGGGCGGGGTGAGCCGGCCGGCGACCTGGCCCAGACGGCGGCCCTCGGCCTGATCAAGGCGGTGGACCGGTTCGACGCCTCGCGCGGCGTGGACTTCGCCGGCTTCGCCATCCCGACCATCCTCGGCGAGATCAAGCGGCACTTCCGCGACCGCACCTGGAACATCCGGGTGCCGCGCCGCCTGCAGGAGCTGCGGCTGCGCATCTCGGAGGCGAACAGCACGCTCACCCAGACCCTCAACCGGGCGCCGACCGTCGCCGACATCGCCAACCATCTCGACCTCACGGAGGAAGAGGTGCTCGAGGGCCTGGAAGGCGCCCGCGCCTACAACGCGGTCTCGCTCTCCACCCCGATCGGCGACGGTGACAGCGCCACCGAGCTGGGCGACACCATCGGCGCCGAGGACAACGAGTACGAGCTGGCGGAGCTGCGCGCCTCGCTCGGCCCGGCGCTGGCCACCCTGGACGAGCGGGAGCAAAAGATCCTCACCCTGCGCTTCTACGGCAACCTGACCCAGAGCGAGATCGCCGCCCGCGTCGGTGTGTCCCAGATGCATGTCTCCCGGCTGCTCGCCCGCGCGCTGACCAAGCTGCGCGGCCAGCTCGCCGCGGCCTGA
- a CDS encoding glycoside hydrolase family 65 protein, protein MRPDQRNPDPACELCTGDLPPAWALGYQDGDPAGEGTRETMLTLGNGYLATRGAAPEATADGVHYPGSYLAGFHNRLVGGADRPDGEETIVNLPNWLPLTFRPAGGEWYAPGRARRIHEHRLLDLRRGIYLRELLVVDRDLRRTRIRQQRLVSMANPHLAGLRTRVVAENWSGRLEIRSGIDGGVVNANTADVGGACGRHLTDVTGGADGPTLWLTALTTGSRQPVAVAARTAVEIAGADAGVPRTVVRGADDVAEVRGVDVTAGVPVSVDKTVAVGCGRDRAVHHPLTAACAELRWAGTFDVLLAEHVTAWDRLWARFRLDVGEEHGWQLPLRVQTFHLLQTLSPHTVDLDAGVPARGLHGEGYHGHVFWDELFIYPYLNLRLPELTRALLEYRYRRLPAARRQAAATGMAGALFPWQSAASGRDESPSRSPSPVTGEWQDDRTGRQHHVNLAVSYSVWRYWETTGDLSFLTGRGAELLVETARFWAGLATYDPSDDRYDIRGVLGPDEFHDGYPGRAGQGLDNCAYLNVMVAWVLARAGEACEIQDRHPGAAPWRTAEVPAAERGRWRHIARRLRLAFLPDGILAQFEGYDDLAELDWDRYRQRYGDLRQLGPLLQAEGDDPNRYKISKQADVLMLLYLFSAEELTALITELGYDFDPARIPATVDHYLSRTTHGSTLSRIAHAWVLARTDRRRSVDMLLDALGTDLADPAHSSTRAGIHLGATAGTLDILQRCYTGLEVRGDVLRLNPQLPERIDQLDCVLRYRNRLLVLHVDHQEVRITAGPGGDQPVPVAVRDQSLLLSPGATVTVALGAAPRSAAAPARQLPHPGRT, encoded by the coding sequence GTGAGACCTGATCAGCGGAACCCGGACCCCGCGTGCGAGCTGTGCACCGGTGACCTGCCGCCGGCCTGGGCGCTCGGCTATCAGGACGGCGACCCGGCGGGGGAAGGCACCCGGGAGACCATGCTGACCCTGGGCAACGGCTACCTGGCCACCCGCGGGGCGGCCCCCGAGGCGACGGCCGACGGCGTCCACTACCCGGGCAGCTACCTGGCCGGATTCCACAACCGGCTGGTGGGCGGCGCGGACCGGCCGGACGGCGAGGAGACGATCGTCAACCTGCCGAACTGGCTGCCGCTGACCTTCCGCCCCGCCGGCGGCGAATGGTATGCGCCGGGGCGCGCGCGGCGGATCCACGAGCACCGGCTGCTGGACCTGCGCCGCGGCATCTATTTGCGCGAACTCCTGGTCGTAGACCGCGATCTGCGGCGCACCCGGATCCGCCAGCAGCGGCTGGTGTCGATGGCCAACCCGCACCTCGCCGGGCTCCGGACGCGCGTCGTCGCGGAGAACTGGTCGGGCCGGCTGGAGATCAGATCAGGCATCGACGGCGGGGTGGTCAACGCCAACACGGCGGACGTGGGTGGGGCCTGCGGCCGGCACCTCACCGACGTCACCGGCGGCGCGGACGGTCCGACGCTCTGGTTGACGGCCCTGACGACCGGCTCGCGGCAACCGGTCGCGGTCGCCGCCCGCACCGCCGTCGAGATCGCCGGCGCCGACGCCGGTGTCCCCCGGACGGTGGTGCGGGGGGCGGACGACGTGGCAGAGGTGCGGGGCGTCGACGTGACGGCCGGGGTGCCGGTGTCGGTGGACAAGACGGTCGCGGTCGGCTGCGGGCGGGACCGCGCGGTGCACCACCCGCTCACCGCGGCGTGCGCGGAGCTGCGCTGGGCCGGGACGTTCGACGTGCTGCTCGCCGAGCACGTCACGGCCTGGGACCGGTTGTGGGCCCGGTTCCGGCTCGACGTCGGCGAGGAGCACGGGTGGCAGTTGCCACTGCGGGTGCAGACCTTTCATCTGCTCCAGACGCTGTCGCCGCACACCGTCGACCTCGACGCCGGAGTGCCGGCCCGGGGCCTGCACGGCGAGGGCTACCACGGGCACGTGTTCTGGGACGAACTGTTCATCTACCCGTACCTGAACCTGCGCCTGCCGGAGCTGACCCGCGCGCTGCTGGAGTACCGGTACCGACGGTTGCCGGCGGCCCGGCGGCAGGCGGCCGCCACCGGGATGGCCGGAGCGCTCTTCCCGTGGCAGAGCGCCGCGAGCGGCCGGGACGAGAGCCCGTCCCGGTCCCCCTCCCCCGTCACCGGTGAGTGGCAGGACGACCGCACCGGCCGGCAGCACCACGTCAACCTCGCGGTGTCCTACTCGGTGTGGCGCTACTGGGAGACGACCGGCGATCTCTCCTTCCTCACCGGCCGGGGGGCGGAACTGCTGGTCGAGACCGCCCGCTTCTGGGCCGGCCTGGCCACCTACGACCCCTCCGACGACCGCTACGACATCCGCGGTGTGCTGGGGCCGGACGAGTTCCACGACGGCTACCCGGGCCGCGCCGGCCAGGGGCTGGACAACTGCGCGTACCTGAACGTGATGGTCGCGTGGGTGCTCGCCCGGGCGGGCGAGGCGTGCGAGATCCAGGACCGGCACCCGGGCGCCGCGCCGTGGCGGACCGCGGAGGTCCCGGCCGCGGAGCGTGGGCGGTGGCGGCACATCGCCCGCCGGCTCCGCCTCGCCTTCCTGCCGGACGGCATCCTCGCGCAGTTCGAAGGCTACGACGACCTGGCGGAGCTGGACTGGGACCGGTACCGGCAGCGCTACGGCGACCTGCGGCAACTCGGGCCGCTGTTGCAGGCCGAGGGAGACGACCCGAACCGCTACAAGATCTCCAAGCAGGCCGACGTGCTGATGCTGCTGTACCTGTTCAGCGCCGAGGAGCTCACCGCACTGATCACCGAGCTGGGCTACGACTTCGACCCGGCGCGGATCCCCGCCACCGTCGACCACTACCTCAGCCGGACCACCCACGGCTCGACGCTGAGCCGGATCGCGCACGCGTGGGTGCTGGCCCGCACCGACCGCCGCCGCTCCGTCGACATGCTCCTGGACGCGCTCGGCACCGACCTGGCGGACCCCGCGCACAGCTCGACCCGGGCGGGCATCCACCTCGGCGCCACCGCCGGCACGTTGGACATCCTGCAGCGCTGCTACACCGGGCTGGAGGTCCGCGGCGACGTGCTGCGGCTCAACCCGCAGTTGCCGGAGCGGATCGACCAGCTCGACTGCGTGCTCCGGTACCGGAACCGGTTGCTCGTCCTGCACGTCGACCACCAGGAGGTCCGCATCACGGCCGGTCCCGGCGGGGACCAGCCCGTCCCGGTGGCCGTCCGGGACCAGTCGCTGCTGCTCTCCCCCGGCGCCACCGTCACCGTCGCCCTCGGCGCGGCCCCCCGGAGTGCAGCCGCCCCGGCTCGCCAGCTCCCGCACCCGGGACGTACCTGA
- a CDS encoding nuclear transport factor 2 family protein — MPQTPTLDARLRRFFAAFAPDAESGDPDGFGALFADPFLVADEGGARPVPRAAFLAALPRRAQLFAEAGLGPATLTDLTYQRLDDRYVLARTDWDAPRVDAGPPVRLASSYLLHDDGDRLRVVLYLNHQGLPAA; from the coding sequence ATGCCTCAGACGCCCACCCTCGACGCCCGTCTCCGCCGCTTCTTCGCCGCCTTCGCGCCGGACGCGGAGAGCGGCGACCCGGACGGTTTCGGTGCCCTGTTCGCCGATCCGTTCCTGGTCGCCGACGAGGGCGGCGCCCGGCCCGTGCCCCGGGCCGCGTTCCTCGCCGCCCTGCCCCGTCGGGCGCAGCTGTTCGCCGAGGCCGGGCTCGGCCCGGCGACGCTGACCGACCTCACGTACCAGCGCCTCGACGACCGGTACGTCCTCGCCCGCACCGACTGGGACGCCCCGCGGGTCGACGCGGGCCCGCCGGTGCGGCTGGCGTCGTCGTACCTGCTGCACGACGACGGCGACCGCCTCCGCGTGGTGCTCTACCTCAACCACCAGGGCCTGCCGGCAGCCTGA
- a CDS encoding glycosyl hydrolase family 28-related protein, whose amino-acid sequence MQRSVDDGAAGLRPHVPIARIIATVTAVALAVPAGSAAAAGRAPTGPAPVVTRAALDPVLVAGRGAAVDFIEQEAEHARTTGTVIGPDRAAYTLAGEASGRRAVRLAPGQYVEFTLPAAANAITVRYSIPDAPDGGGSTAPLSVTVGHGPTRTMTLTSQYAWLYNQYPFSNDPDAELLHPDWWITECSCVPAATTPPPTVAKPFRPHHFYDEQRLLLGRTYRAGEAVRLTAPRDAAAWTVIDLLDSQLVGPPRVVPGAVNVLAFGADPTGRRESADAFDRAVAYARRAHRTLYLPPGTYQVNRHIIVDDVTITGAGSWYTLVKGREVTLDTPAPDGSVHTGVGFYGRDAADGGSSNVHLSGFAIEGDVRERVDTDQVNAVGGALNHSTIDGLYLHHTKVGMWFDGPMTDLRVTNTVIADQIADGVNFHTGVTDSSVSHTFVRSTGDDGLAMWSERTGNAHNTFDHNTVQSPVLANGIALYGGTDNTISHNLVADPVREGSAIQVGSRFGAEPFSGHLWITDNTTVRAGSFELNWNIGLGAIWFYALDRSIDADIQVVGDAFLDSTYNAIMLVSDWPVKDAVSISNVHFRDVRVDGTGTSVVSARTAGSASFADVDARNVGAVGVNNCGSFHFTPAGSEFTLTDLGGNDGGWLAPWLLPNTITCDDRPPVVPPPAPSPW is encoded by the coding sequence ATGCAGCGGAGCGTGGACGACGGCGCGGCTGGCCTGCGCCCGCACGTGCCGATCGCCAGGATCATCGCGACGGTCACCGCCGTCGCCCTCGCCGTGCCGGCCGGGAGTGCCGCCGCGGCGGGCCGGGCCCCGACCGGCCCGGCCCCCGTGGTGACCCGGGCCGCACTCGATCCGGTGCTGGTCGCCGGGCGCGGCGCCGCCGTGGACTTCATCGAGCAGGAGGCCGAGCACGCGCGGACCACCGGCACCGTCATCGGTCCGGACCGCGCCGCCTACACCCTCGCCGGTGAAGCCTCCGGCCGCCGGGCGGTCCGACTCGCCCCCGGCCAGTACGTCGAGTTCACCCTCCCGGCGGCGGCCAACGCGATCACCGTCCGCTACAGCATCCCCGACGCCCCGGACGGCGGCGGCAGCACCGCGCCGCTGAGCGTCACCGTCGGCCACGGACCGACCCGGACCATGACCCTCACCTCGCAGTACGCGTGGCTCTACAACCAGTACCCGTTCTCCAACGACCCCGACGCCGAGCTGCTCCACCCCGACTGGTGGATCACCGAATGCTCCTGCGTGCCGGCCGCCACGACCCCGCCGCCCACCGTCGCCAAGCCGTTCCGGCCGCACCACTTCTATGACGAACAGCGTTTGCTGCTGGGCCGCACCTACCGGGCCGGCGAGGCGGTCCGGCTGACCGCCCCGCGCGATGCCGCCGCCTGGACGGTCATCGACCTGCTGGACTCACAGCTCGTCGGCCCGCCCCGGGTGGTGCCCGGCGCGGTGAACGTGCTGGCCTTCGGCGCCGATCCGACCGGGCGACGGGAGTCGGCCGACGCGTTCGACCGGGCCGTCGCGTACGCCCGCCGGGCGCACCGCACGCTCTACCTGCCGCCCGGCACCTACCAGGTGAACCGGCACATCATCGTGGACGACGTCACCATCACGGGCGCCGGCAGCTGGTACACCCTCGTCAAGGGCCGCGAGGTCACCCTGGACACGCCCGCCCCCGACGGCTCGGTGCACACCGGTGTCGGCTTCTACGGCCGGGACGCCGCCGACGGCGGCAGCAGCAACGTCCACCTCTCCGGCTTCGCGATCGAGGGCGACGTCCGCGAGCGGGTCGACACCGACCAGGTCAACGCCGTCGGCGGGGCGCTGAACCACTCCACCATCGACGGCCTCTACCTGCACCACACGAAGGTGGGGATGTGGTTCGACGGCCCGATGACCGACCTGCGGGTCACCAACACCGTCATCGCCGACCAGATCGCCGACGGCGTCAACTTCCACACCGGCGTCACCGACTCCTCCGTCTCGCACACCTTCGTGCGGAGCACCGGCGACGACGGCCTGGCCATGTGGTCGGAGCGGACCGGCAACGCGCACAACACCTTCGACCACAACACCGTGCAGTCGCCGGTCCTGGCCAACGGCATCGCCCTGTACGGCGGGACCGACAACACGATCTCGCACAACCTGGTCGCCGACCCGGTACGCGAGGGCAGCGCCATTCAGGTCGGCTCCCGGTTCGGCGCCGAGCCGTTCTCCGGACACCTCTGGATCACGGACAACACCACCGTCCGCGCCGGCAGCTTCGAGCTGAACTGGAACATCGGCCTGGGCGCGATCTGGTTCTACGCGCTGGACCGCAGCATCGACGCCGACATCCAGGTCGTCGGCGACGCCTTCCTGGACAGCACCTACAACGCGATCATGCTGGTCAGCGACTGGCCGGTGAAGGACGCGGTCTCGATCAGCAACGTGCACTTCCGCGACGTCCGGGTCGACGGAACCGGCACCTCGGTGGTGAGCGCCCGCACCGCGGGCTCGGCGTCCTTCGCCGACGTCGACGCGCGCAACGTCGGCGCGGTCGGGGTGAACAACTGCGGCTCGTTCCACTTCACCCCGGCCGGCTCCGAGTTCACCCTCACCGATCTCGGCGGCAACGACGGCGGGTGGCTCGCCCCCTGGCTGTTGCCGAACACCATCACCTGCGACGACCGGCCGCCGGTGGTGCCGCCGCCGGCGCCGTCCCCGTGGTGA
- a CDS encoding LacI family DNA-binding transcriptional regulator, producing the protein MTKRLTEVARKAGVSEATVSRVLNGRGGVSEATRTAVLTALDVLGYERPTKLRGERARLVGLVLPELQNPIFPALAEVVTGSLAQRGFTPALCARTIGGVPESDYVEMLLDHQVSGVIFAGGSYALADASHEHYRRLTDRGLPVVLVNAGVDELGFPRVSTDDAVAVEQAYGHLRSLGHERIGLVLGPEGHVPSRRKLDAMVRAAGWADDRDHVERSSFSMEGARVAATKLVERGVTGIICASDVLALGTIRAARRLGRAVPTDVSVVGFDDSVFMTCTDPPLTTVRQPIETMGQAAVDLLVTQIEGAGVLHDELLFEPELVVRGSTAPAPGR; encoded by the coding sequence GTGACGAAGCGGCTGACCGAGGTGGCCCGTAAGGCGGGCGTCAGTGAGGCGACCGTGAGCCGGGTGCTCAACGGGCGCGGCGGCGTGTCCGAGGCCACCCGGACGGCCGTGCTGACCGCGCTCGACGTGCTCGGCTACGAGCGCCCGACCAAGCTGCGGGGCGAGCGGGCCCGGCTGGTCGGCCTCGTCCTGCCGGAGCTGCAGAACCCGATCTTCCCGGCGCTCGCCGAGGTGGTGACCGGCTCCCTCGCGCAACGGGGGTTCACCCCCGCGCTCTGCGCCCGCACCATCGGCGGCGTGCCGGAGTCCGACTACGTCGAGATGCTCCTCGACCACCAGGTCTCCGGCGTCATCTTCGCCGGCGGGTCGTACGCCCTCGCCGACGCCTCCCACGAGCACTACCGCCGGCTCACCGACCGGGGGCTGCCCGTGGTGCTGGTCAACGCCGGTGTGGACGAGCTCGGCTTCCCCCGGGTGTCCACCGACGACGCGGTCGCCGTCGAGCAGGCGTACGGGCACCTGCGCTCGCTCGGGCACGAGCGGATCGGGCTGGTGCTCGGCCCGGAGGGGCACGTGCCGTCCCGGCGCAAGCTGGACGCCATGGTCCGGGCCGCGGGCTGGGCCGACGACCGGGACCACGTGGAGCGCTCCAGCTTCTCCATGGAAGGGGCGCGGGTCGCCGCGACCAAACTGGTCGAGCGTGGCGTGACCGGCATCATCTGCGCCAGCGACGTGCTGGCCCTCGGCACCATCCGGGCCGCCCGGCGGTTGGGTCGTGCCGTGCCCACCGACGTGTCGGTGGTGGGCTTCGACGACTCCGTGTTCATGACCTGCACCGACCCGCCGTTGACCACCGTGCGGCAGCCGATCGAGACGATGGGGCAGGCCGCGGTGGACCTGCTGGTCACCCAGATCGAGGGGGCCGGCGTGCTGCACGACGAGTTGCTGTTCGAGCCCGAACTGGTGGTACGCGGTTCCACCGCGCCGGCCCCCGGCCGCTGA
- a CDS encoding ABC transporter substrate-binding protein, giving the protein MSVPQYRKAAALALVAGLGLSLAACSTKSDDAANDANGKVTITVDCQPVGSQKELLKNWNDDVAEFQRQNPKIVIKSVSVGEQCNNPPDFTARLAGGTVTDVFYGYMTDLQQVLDSGQAMDITQFANKDTIPTWDSVDPALKEVFSDGGKLYAVPVKNYSMGLVYNKVLFQQAGLDVNNPPKTWAEVRAAAKKISALGNGIAGYSEYSAGNTGGWHFTSLLYSQGGQMLSADGKKADFNNAMGKQVLQNLKDMRYGDNSMGSRQLLQWGDLLTNAGAGKVGMFIGAPDATQAIVSQFQGKFQDWAMGPLPGQDGAAKGTLGGGEGYFFKKGLTPEQVKAGLKWIAYQKLTPGKGQFDYVRAKPQNYPVGLPQPLLFANGSAAQKQELELRKANANVDTANFAIFEANPVPIKGEPRNAQAIYAVLDAAMSAVLTNPNANIDALLKTAEDKVNQLLAAGS; this is encoded by the coding sequence ATGTCCGTACCGCAGTACCGGAAGGCTGCGGCGCTAGCGCTCGTGGCCGGCCTGGGGCTCAGCCTTGCGGCCTGCTCCACGAAGAGTGACGACGCGGCGAACGATGCCAACGGCAAGGTCACGATCACCGTCGACTGCCAGCCGGTCGGCTCCCAGAAAGAGCTGTTGAAGAACTGGAACGACGATGTGGCCGAGTTCCAGCGGCAGAACCCGAAGATCGTCATCAAGAGCGTCAGCGTCGGCGAGCAGTGCAACAACCCGCCGGACTTCACCGCTCGGCTCGCCGGCGGCACCGTGACCGACGTGTTCTACGGGTACATGACCGATCTCCAGCAGGTGCTCGACTCCGGTCAGGCGATGGACATCACCCAGTTCGCCAACAAGGACACGATCCCGACCTGGGACAGTGTCGACCCGGCACTCAAGGAGGTCTTCAGCGACGGCGGCAAGCTCTACGCGGTACCCGTGAAGAACTACTCGATGGGCCTGGTCTACAACAAGGTCCTGTTCCAGCAGGCGGGGCTCGACGTGAACAACCCGCCGAAGACCTGGGCCGAGGTCCGGGCCGCCGCCAAGAAGATCTCCGCGCTCGGCAACGGCATCGCCGGCTACTCGGAGTACAGCGCCGGCAACACCGGGGGCTGGCACTTCACCTCCCTGCTCTACTCGCAGGGCGGGCAGATGCTGAGCGCCGACGGCAAGAAGGCCGACTTCAACAACGCGATGGGCAAGCAGGTCCTGCAGAACCTGAAGGACATGCGCTACGGCGACAACAGCATGGGCTCCCGCCAGCTGCTGCAATGGGGCGACCTGCTGACCAACGCCGGCGCGGGCAAGGTCGGCATGTTCATCGGCGCGCCGGATGCCACCCAGGCGATCGTCAGCCAGTTCCAGGGCAAGTTCCAGGACTGGGCGATGGGCCCGCTGCCCGGCCAGGACGGGGCGGCGAAGGGGACGCTCGGTGGTGGCGAGGGTTACTTCTTCAAGAAGGGCCTCACCCCCGAGCAGGTGAAGGCCGGCCTGAAGTGGATCGCCTACCAGAAGCTGACGCCGGGCAAGGGCCAGTTCGACTACGTCCGGGCCAAGCCGCAGAACTACCCGGTGGGCCTGCCCCAGCCGCTGCTCTTCGCCAACGGCAGCGCCGCGCAGAAGCAGGAGCTCGAGCTGCGCAAGGCGAACGCCAACGTCGACACCGCGAACTTCGCAATCTTCGAGGCGAACCCGGTCCCGATCAAGGGCGAGCCGCGCAACGCGCAGGCGATCTACGCGGTGCTCGACGCCGCGATGTCCGCGGTGCTGACCAACCCGAACGCGAACATCGACGCCCTGCTCAAGACGGCTGAAGACAAGGTCAACCAGCTCCTGGCCGCCGGGAGCTGA
- a CDS encoding carbohydrate ABC transporter permease, with the protein MAITAVPGATRQPGRRPAPPYPPRRRTSLGRKVRDNLTGHAFLFGAVLCFAVFSWYPMIRGIVMSFQRTRRGETTWVGWDNYLRIIDEPSFWSAWKNTFYFTVLALVLGYAVPFFVAILLNEFRHAKGYLRILVYLPVMLPPASALFLFKFYAYDPSDAGLFNAILKALHLPTSEWMQSPGMTMPAMVLASTWMNMGSAVLVYLAALQNIPGELYEAAELDGAGIWRRIVNVTIPQTRLILALLAMLQIVATMQLFIEPLILANGAGAEDSATSVAYLIYQHGFFQNDLNGAAALGVIMLVVLAGFSAVYVRLTAKQD; encoded by the coding sequence TTGGCGATCACCGCCGTCCCGGGTGCCACCAGACAACCCGGCCGCCGCCCCGCACCGCCCTACCCGCCGCGCCGGCGTACGAGCCTCGGCCGCAAGGTACGGGACAACCTCACCGGGCACGCGTTTCTGTTCGGCGCGGTGCTCTGCTTCGCCGTCTTCTCCTGGTATCCGATGATCCGGGGCATCGTCATGAGCTTCCAGCGCACCCGGCGGGGCGAGACCACCTGGGTCGGCTGGGACAACTACCTGCGCATCATCGACGAGCCCAGCTTCTGGAGCGCCTGGAAGAACACGTTCTACTTCACGGTTCTCGCGCTCGTCCTCGGGTACGCGGTGCCATTCTTCGTGGCGATCCTGCTCAACGAGTTCCGCCACGCCAAGGGGTACCTGCGCATCCTGGTCTACCTGCCGGTGATGCTGCCGCCGGCGTCGGCGCTCTTCCTCTTCAAGTTCTACGCGTACGACCCCAGCGACGCGGGACTCTTCAACGCGATCCTCAAGGCCCTGCACCTGCCGACGTCGGAGTGGATGCAGTCCCCCGGGATGACGATGCCGGCGATGGTGCTCGCGTCGACCTGGATGAACATGGGCAGCGCGGTACTCGTCTACCTGGCGGCGCTGCAGAACATCCCCGGCGAACTCTACGAGGCGGCCGAGCTCGACGGCGCCGGAATCTGGCGGCGGATCGTCAACGTGACCATCCCGCAGACCCGGCTGATCCTCGCGCTCCTGGCGATGCTGCAGATCGTGGCCACGATGCAGCTCTTCATCGAACCACTGATCCTCGCCAACGGTGCGGGCGCGGAGGATTCCGCGACCTCGGTGGCCTACCTGATCTACCAGCACGGGTTCTTCCAGAACGACCTCAACGGCGCGGCGGCGCTCGGCGTGATCATGCTGGTGGTGCTGGCCGGCTTCTCCGCCGTCTACGTGCGGCTGACCGCGAAACAGGACTAG